The Halomonas sp. KG2 genome contains a region encoding:
- a CDS encoding DUF1320 domain-containing protein: MPYCTQADLIERFGENELLEIACDESGTAIDAAVVERACDDASGEIDGYVSAAGYPVPLSPVPRIVIANACDIARYRLYDEHATDQVQKRYDDAVKFLKSVSRGEVRLGISSGAASSSAGSVQMNSGRQVFNGGGF, translated from the coding sequence ATGCCCTACTGCACGCAAGCGGATCTCATCGAGCGCTTCGGCGAAAACGAGCTACTCGAAATCGCCTGCGATGAAAGCGGCACCGCTATCGATGCCGCTGTTGTGGAACGCGCTTGCGACGACGCCAGCGGCGAGATCGACGGCTATGTGAGTGCGGCAGGCTACCCCGTGCCGCTATCGCCTGTACCGCGCATCGTGATTGCCAATGCGTGTGATATCGCCCGCTACCGGCTTTACGACGAACACGCCACCGACCAAGTACAGAAGCGCTACGACGACGCGGTGAAGTTCCTGAAAAGCGTTTCGCGGGGTGAAGTGCGCTTGGGTATATCAAGCGGTGCCGCCAGTAGCAGCGCAGGTAGCGTGCAAATGAACTCAGGCCGCCAGGTGTTTAACGGCGGCGGATTTTAG
- a CDS encoding DUF1799 domain-containing protein, with protein MEGELAEEADSEAAAQDHFDVLPENWEAVEAFQYCCRNWIFKGIGGEREGLDVTAIVSVLSLYELPPAGKRKRLHQVQLIELGALSVMNQPRN; from the coding sequence TTGGAGGGAGAACTGGCAGAAGAGGCCGATTCAGAGGCCGCCGCGCAGGATCATTTTGATGTGCTGCCCGAAAACTGGGAGGCGGTAGAAGCCTTTCAGTACTGCTGCCGTAACTGGATATTCAAAGGGATAGGTGGCGAACGCGAAGGGCTAGATGTAACGGCGATCGTCAGCGTGCTCAGCCTGTATGAACTGCCCCCAGCAGGAAAACGTAAGCGGCTTCATCAAGTACAGCTCATCGAACTCGGCGCGCTCAGCGTTATGAACCAACCCCGCAACTAA
- a CDS encoding thioesterase domain-containing protein, whose amino-acid sequence MSQPRQPGVPYPRLPLPETQEDLAAFQRWLGEAIPMVGTLGIQSMSQSTDREGGALMWQLALSPNLNDKGTGFGGALTAQTTLQGWCWVTLWLRAQGRAQDVVVAEASQRFLAPVTSDYRIICTPSDSQGPEQLAEKLNARGRGSIALTQQLYCGDTLCLEASGRYAVLPVA is encoded by the coding sequence ATGAGCCAGCCACGTCAACCAGGAGTGCCTTACCCGCGTTTGCCACTCCCTGAAACCCAGGAAGACCTTGCCGCCTTTCAGCGGTGGCTAGGGGAAGCAATTCCCATGGTGGGCACGCTGGGGATTCAGAGCATGTCCCAAAGCACCGACCGAGAGGGCGGGGCATTGATGTGGCAGCTAGCGCTTAGCCCCAACCTAAACGACAAAGGCACAGGCTTCGGTGGCGCGCTAACGGCGCAAACCACGCTGCAGGGCTGGTGTTGGGTAACGCTATGGCTGCGTGCCCAAGGGCGGGCGCAGGATGTTGTAGTGGCCGAAGCCAGCCAACGCTTTCTTGCGCCAGTCACTAGCGACTACCGTATCATTTGCACCCCCAGCGACTCCCAAGGCCCAGAACAACTAGCGGAAAAGCTTAACGCGCGGGGCAGGGGCAGCATTGCACTCACCCAGCAGCTCTACTGTGGCGACACGCTCTGCCTGGAAGCCAGCGGGCGCTACGCTGTGCTGCCTGTTGCTTAA
- a CDS encoding ABC transporter permease — MNATQTLIALWTLVLKEIKRFTRIWPQTLLPPSITMAMYFIIFGNLIGSRIGDMDGFSYMDFIVPGLIMMSVITNSYSNVASSFFSNKFQRSIEEMMVSPMPNWVILSGFILGGMARGLGVGLIVTLVSLFFTRLTVEHPLLTVLVVVLTSALFSIGGFINALLANKFDDISIVPTFILTPLTYLGGVFYLISMLPDFWQGVSMLNPILYMVNVFRYGFLGVSDIPVVWALAAIFAFIVVLFMVALTMLERGKGIRS, encoded by the coding sequence ATGAATGCAACGCAAACCCTCATCGCGCTGTGGACGCTAGTGCTTAAAGAGATCAAGCGCTTTACGCGGATTTGGCCGCAAACCTTGCTGCCGCCATCCATTACTATGGCGATGTATTTCATCATCTTCGGTAACTTGATTGGTTCGCGTATTGGCGATATGGACGGCTTCAGCTACATGGACTTCATTGTGCCAGGGCTGATTATGATGTCGGTAATCACCAACAGCTACTCCAACGTGGCCTCTAGCTTCTTTTCCAATAAGTTTCAGCGCTCTATTGAAGAGATGATGGTCTCTCCCATGCCCAACTGGGTGATCTTATCCGGCTTTATTTTGGGGGGGATGGCGCGCGGCTTGGGGGTGGGGTTAATTGTCACGCTGGTATCGCTGTTCTTTACCCGCTTAACCGTCGAGCATCCACTGCTTACGGTGCTGGTCGTTGTGCTGACTTCGGCGCTGTTCTCTATCGGTGGTTTTATTAACGCGCTGCTGGCCAATAAATTCGATGATATCTCCATCGTGCCGACGTTTATTCTGACCCCGCTGACGTATTTAGGCGGCGTGTTTTACTTGATTTCGATGCTGCCCGATTTCTGGCAGGGCGTCTCCATGCTCAACCCAATACTGTATATGGTGAACGTCTTCCGCTACGGCTTTCTAGGCGTTTCTGATATTCCGGTCGTCTGGGCGCTGGCCGCTATCTTTGCCTTTATCGTTGTGCTGTTTATGGTGGCACTTACCATGCTAGAGCGCGGCAAAGGCATTCGCAGTTAA
- the queF gene encoding NADPH-dependent 7-cyano-7-deazaguanine reductase QueF (Catalyzes the NADPH-dependent reduction of 7-cyano-7-deazaguanine (preQ0) to 7-aminomethyl-7-deazaguanine (preQ1) in queuosine biosynthesis), producing the protein MAHRPDTLEHAPLGRDSAYPEHYDAGLLYPIPRAANRAPLGIEDNKLPFVGEDEWHAFEVSWLNNRGKPIVAVARFRLPADSPNLIESKSWKLYLNSLNQTRFESRDAVQCVLVRDLAAAAGASVSVELLGVDDAELTPRRLPGECLDDLDIDISDYTPSAAHLAVSEEIVEETLHSHLLKSNCPVTGQPDWGSVLVRYKGPKIDREGLLRYLIGYRQHQDFHEHCVEHIFTDLMQLAKPEELLVLARYVRRGGLDISPWRATPGLTPPSPLRLARQ; encoded by the coding sequence ATGGCACACCGCCCCGATACCTTAGAACACGCGCCCTTAGGGCGCGATTCCGCCTACCCAGAGCATTATGACGCTGGGCTGTTGTATCCTATTCCCCGTGCTGCTAACCGTGCCCCATTGGGCATTGAAGACAATAAGCTGCCGTTTGTTGGGGAAGATGAGTGGCACGCGTTTGAAGTTTCCTGGTTGAATAACCGTGGTAAACCCATTGTGGCGGTTGCCCGTTTCCGCCTGCCTGCGGATTCACCGAACCTGATTGAGTCTAAATCCTGGAAGCTCTATCTCAATAGCCTAAATCAAACGCGCTTTGAAAGCCGAGACGCGGTGCAATGTGTGCTTGTGCGCGACCTAGCCGCCGCGGCGGGTGCCTCTGTGAGCGTAGAGCTATTAGGTGTAGACGACGCTGAGCTTACCCCCCGGCGCCTGCCGGGCGAATGTCTGGATGACCTGGATATCGACATCAGCGATTACACGCCCAGTGCAGCGCATTTGGCAGTCAGCGAAGAGATCGTCGAAGAGACACTGCATTCCCATCTACTTAAATCTAACTGCCCTGTGACTGGCCAGCCTGATTGGGGCAGTGTATTAGTTCGCTACAAAGGCCCTAAAATCGACCGTGAAGGGCTGCTACGCTACCTAATCGGTTATCGTCAGCACCAGGACTTCCACGAGCACTGTGTCGAGCATATTTTTACTGACCTGATGCAACTGGCTAAGCCTGAAGAGCTACTGGTGTTGGCCCGTTATGTACGCCGTGGCGGGCTTGATATCAGCCCATGGCGAGCAACTCCTGGGTTAACGCCGCCCAGCCCATTGCGCCTAGCAAGGCAGTAA
- a CDS encoding DNA adenine methylase: MATPIIPWMGGKRRLADRIFPLMPPHQCYVEPFAGGAALFFLRPSPAEVEVLNDVNGDLVNLYRVVQNHLEEFVRQFKWALSSRQVFEWLKMTRPETLTDIQRAARFYYLQQNAFGARIEGQTFGTATTTPPGLNLLRLEESLSAAHLRLASTFIEHLSWQACIERYDRPHTLFYMDPPYWQTEGYGVPFGIEQYEEMASMLAKLKGKAIISLNDHPDIRRIFANYHIETTDIRYTVGGGKGSDAKEVLIFSWDVNAEPAGLF; the protein is encoded by the coding sequence GTGGCTACCCCAATAATCCCCTGGATGGGCGGCAAGCGCCGTCTCGCTGATCGTATCTTCCCGCTAATGCCACCACACCAGTGCTACGTAGAGCCCTTCGCAGGAGGGGCAGCACTGTTCTTCCTGCGTCCCTCACCTGCCGAGGTTGAAGTACTTAACGACGTCAACGGCGACCTAGTGAACTTATACCGCGTCGTACAAAACCACCTTGAAGAGTTCGTTAGGCAGTTCAAGTGGGCGCTCTCCAGCCGCCAAGTGTTCGAGTGGCTGAAGATGACACGGCCTGAAACGCTCACTGATATCCAGCGAGCAGCGCGCTTCTATTATCTACAGCAGAATGCCTTCGGTGCCCGCATCGAAGGCCAGACGTTTGGTACTGCTACCACCACACCTCCAGGGCTAAACCTACTGCGCTTGGAAGAGTCGCTTTCAGCAGCTCACTTACGGTTGGCCAGTACCTTTATAGAGCACTTAAGCTGGCAAGCATGCATTGAACGATATGATCGACCCCACACGCTGTTCTATATGGACCCACCCTACTGGCAGACAGAAGGATATGGGGTACCCTTTGGCATAGAGCAGTATGAGGAAATGGCGAGCATGCTGGCCAAGCTCAAAGGCAAGGCCATCATCAGCCTCAACGACCACCCAGACATCCGCCGGATCTTCGCGAACTACCACATCGAAACCACCGACATACGCTACACCGTCGGCGGCGGCAAAGGCTCAGACGCTAAAGAAGTACTGATCTTCAGTTGGGATGTGAACGCAGAGCCAGCGGGGCTGTTTTAA
- a CDS encoding phage protease translates to MTTHSLHPKPRVAACALRVQLTDDKTRLMPAGTFHVPRGAAIGSGPWNLSAEHGQAIISLAAARSTDIAIDYEHQTLYAEKNGQPAPAAGWVDPRSLEWRDDGLYGAVAWTAAARAQIAEGPNGEPPAYRYLSPVFPYDANGVPLDLLHLALTNTPAIDEGAAQLAAARMAITHDVNDDDQEIDTVKREQLIKTLGLAAEATDEQIDTAIAALKAGDADAKALRQALGAKDDAQPAEAVAALKAASTTAAPDMSQYVPVEVYQETTQQLAALKANSNTAELDALIKGGLDDGRIPGQATADWLRAQGIAACKAHLDGAPSIAALKATQTQGKPPEGSETKGDGKLTETELAVCKSMDLTPEQYRAANPA, encoded by the coding sequence ATGACTACACACAGCCTTCACCCCAAGCCCCGCGTCGCTGCCTGCGCTCTCAGAGTGCAGCTCACTGACGACAAGACGCGACTGATGCCTGCTGGCACCTTCCACGTACCGCGTGGGGCTGCAATAGGCTCAGGCCCCTGGAACCTCTCTGCCGAACACGGTCAGGCGATTATCAGCCTCGCGGCTGCGCGCAGTACCGACATCGCCATCGACTACGAACACCAAACCCTATACGCCGAAAAGAACGGCCAGCCCGCGCCAGCGGCTGGCTGGGTCGACCCACGCTCGCTTGAATGGCGCGACGATGGTTTGTACGGCGCTGTCGCCTGGACAGCCGCCGCCCGTGCCCAAATTGCCGAAGGCCCCAATGGCGAGCCGCCAGCCTATCGCTACCTCTCCCCCGTATTCCCGTATGACGCCAACGGTGTGCCGTTAGACCTACTGCACCTGGCGTTAACCAACACCCCAGCCATTGATGAGGGCGCGGCACAGCTTGCCGCTGCTCGGATGGCGATTACCCATGACGTCAATGATGACGACCAGGAGATCGACACCGTGAAACGTGAGCAACTGATTAAAACCCTCGGCTTGGCCGCTGAAGCAACCGATGAGCAAATCGACACCGCGATCGCCGCGCTAAAAGCAGGCGACGCTGATGCTAAGGCGCTGCGCCAGGCACTGGGTGCCAAAGACGACGCGCAGCCTGCTGAAGCCGTTGCTGCCTTGAAAGCCGCCAGCACTACCGCCGCCCCCGACATGAGCCAGTACGTGCCTGTTGAAGTGTATCAAGAAACCACTCAGCAACTGGCCGCGCTAAAAGCGAACAGCAACACCGCTGAGCTGGACGCACTGATCAAGGGAGGCTTGGACGATGGCCGCATCCCAGGCCAAGCCACCGCCGACTGGCTGCGCGCGCAAGGCATCGCTGCCTGCAAGGCGCATCTCGATGGCGCACCTAGCATCGCCGCGCTGAAAGCTACCCAGACCCAAGGCAAGCCGCCGGAAGGCAGCGAGACCAAAGGCGACGGCAAGCTAACCGAAACCGAGCTGGCGGTATGCAAAAGCATGGACTTAACGCCCGAGCAGTACCGCGCCGCCAACCCAGCGTAA
- a CDS encoding HI1506-related protein: MATRKTTAPKAKQTVPTKAEAPEPKAEPVPETSTPETVSETPTLNDAVAPNAEQEAPASEETAENEATQPTEIKGETITGDGTGKALPTMEEMPGVFVRTKRRIKSRRRAGFRFNREGVGIALELLTEEQLKQLRDDPALEVEDCTFPLEEATSEPEA, from the coding sequence ATGGCAACACGTAAAACCACCGCGCCGAAGGCTAAACAGACAGTCCCGACGAAAGCGGAAGCGCCCGAGCCGAAAGCCGAACCGGTACCGGAAACGTCAACGCCTGAGACTGTGTCGGAAACTCCCACGCTCAACGATGCCGTAGCGCCCAACGCTGAGCAGGAAGCGCCAGCGAGCGAAGAAACGGCGGAAAACGAAGCGACCCAGCCCACCGAGATCAAGGGCGAAACCATCACAGGCGATGGCACCGGCAAGGCGCTGCCGACGATGGAGGAAATGCCAGGCGTTTTCGTTCGCACCAAGCGGCGCATCAAAAGCCGCCGCCGTGCGGGCTTCCGCTTCAACCGTGAAGGTGTGGGCATTGCGCTGGAACTGCTCACTGAAGAGCAGCTCAAGCAACTGCGCGATGACCCAGCCCTGGAAGTGGAAGACTGCACCTTCCCGCTGGAAGAAGCGACCAGCGAGCCAGAGGCCTAA
- a CDS encoding nitroreductase family protein, protein MDALTLLHERSSMGKLTEPAPSADQLSAIYQAALRAPDHKELRPWRFIEFIGEGRERLGELFAEAEFQEDPSASDDTLNSARKKPLRAPMIIAVIAKVTPDIPGVPKMEQVISAGCAAHGILLAAHAQGLGAMWRSGKYAFDPVVRKGLSLDENDEVVAFIYLGSLAGRHKPLPQHNVDDFVERWD, encoded by the coding sequence ATGGACGCACTCACGCTGCTTCACGAACGTAGCTCTATGGGGAAACTCACCGAGCCTGCGCCCAGTGCCGACCAGCTCAGCGCTATCTACCAAGCCGCGCTGCGCGCCCCAGACCATAAAGAGCTGCGCCCCTGGCGGTTTATCGAATTTATCGGTGAAGGGCGCGAGCGCCTGGGTGAGCTGTTTGCAGAAGCGGAATTTCAAGAAGACCCCAGTGCCAGTGATGACACGTTAAATTCCGCGCGTAAAAAACCGCTGCGTGCGCCGATGATCATTGCTGTGATTGCCAAGGTCACCCCAGATATTCCGGGTGTGCCGAAAATGGAGCAGGTGATTTCCGCCGGCTGCGCCGCCCACGGCATTCTGCTGGCTGCCCACGCGCAAGGGTTAGGTGCCATGTGGCGCAGCGGTAAGTACGCCTTTGACCCCGTGGTGCGTAAAGGTCTATCGCTAGACGAAAATGACGAAGTGGTCGCGTTTATCTATCTGGGTAGCCTGGCCGGTCGCCATAAACCGCTACCTCAGCACAATGTGGACGACTTTGTAGAGCGTTGGGATTAA
- a CDS encoding phage virion morphogenesis protein, producing MGTINASTDEVERAITELLQKGEDLTAPMKSIGEEMINRTQQRFRDKEAPDGTPWAANSSVTEKRKGHGRVLEGESKQLAKQFSYSASSNGVEWGSLMIYAAMMNWGGTKAEFPHLWGDIPGREYIGLNDDDEDEVLAILADHLSL from the coding sequence ATGGGCACCATCAATGCCAGCACCGATGAAGTCGAGCGCGCTATAACCGAGCTGCTGCAAAAAGGCGAAGACCTCACCGCGCCAATGAAGTCGATTGGTGAAGAGATGATCAACCGCACCCAGCAGCGCTTCCGCGATAAGGAAGCCCCCGACGGCACGCCGTGGGCCGCTAACTCTTCCGTTACTGAAAAGCGCAAAGGACACGGGCGTGTGCTTGAGGGTGAAAGCAAACAGCTCGCAAAACAGTTCAGCTACAGCGCCAGCAGCAATGGCGTCGAATGGGGCAGCCTGATGATCTACGCCGCTATGATGAACTGGGGCGGTACCAAGGCTGAGTTCCCCCACTTGTGGGGTGACATCCCAGGTCGGGAGTATATCGGCCTGAATGATGACGACGAAGACGAAGTGCTGGCCATCCTCGCCGACCACCTAAGCCTCTAA
- a CDS encoding serine hydrolase: MSAPFIPDFNDFRFLQGETSAVLEKHNLQMAALNSFATALVDYVEEKGEELLVAGGKVFPTLEAGMLVAEDDQYFYAESPDPAVSKTLYQRISSTEHRRIADEPVATEDVVRGYITAMSPGALVERRIGDANIDYTTSLADGGPENRPPLRYADRIVGASGITFRLTAPSLVARRAALSLSVNAGALIEVSILTGLPASEVANGNGLLRAGVAWFSAGRVRLAETPETIYIETADAVATTSFRASFTFGTAGSGADIEAPAAAVYAIPFFEFTGEGFDFFASELRVERVDQRRQLQRLERTGYRDLLSLLDEQTAADIFDFTNPVFMSSAPVAGQPFPLVKALVGDGYISGDVDAVRTDGRVLPGQSASTPGRRYFTASKPLLPESGDFTVFASALMDGEQTGNRTLFWQHSSGQPGRVQCVINGVYDGFVQAINNESVGIWVEGITEGAGVDGYPRGGNAQRGLPVSAVVVFRDGPGQSEYWLNGELIDTFTRPPVIYQGNTVLMGTGGSSNQSGRSYGRFGVIGRALSPDEIGVAGQWAADAYGDTWRRKVLGNSELLNATGAVSYLISAPSSPSKISDYSNMQPLFLHGHQQILYPASMTKVLTCMVMLDNISDLQATIEMQSGDETGGSGNNINAGDVFTYEDAIYNMMLPSSNVTTTVIARVIGTLLLDGASGDPVARFVEEMNAKAKKLGMLNSNFTNPSGLAETEMVTTAEDMGRLCASVVSYPELLSRWGALTRTITITGPDPRTVEVTHSAHDFFVEQDGNVIGGKTGSVSSSPLGNTTRNLMTISKMPGGNYVATVIMVTNSSGANRYTGMTNLLNYVRSNMRWPLASMPG; the protein is encoded by the coding sequence ATGTCTGCGCCATTCATCCCCGACTTCAATGACTTCAGATTCTTGCAAGGCGAAACCTCTGCAGTACTCGAAAAACACAACTTACAAATGGCGGCGCTTAACAGCTTTGCAACGGCATTAGTTGACTATGTCGAAGAAAAAGGTGAAGAGCTGCTAGTCGCCGGTGGAAAGGTTTTTCCCACGCTTGAGGCGGGCATGCTGGTTGCAGAAGATGATCAATATTTTTACGCTGAATCGCCTGATCCTGCGGTTTCGAAAACCCTCTATCAGAGGATTAGTAGCACTGAGCATCGCCGAATCGCAGATGAACCCGTTGCAACTGAAGACGTTGTGCGCGGCTACATAACGGCTATGTCGCCGGGGGCGCTTGTAGAGCGACGCATTGGCGACGCGAACATTGATTACACGACATCACTCGCCGACGGAGGCCCTGAGAACCGCCCCCCGCTTCGATACGCTGACAGAATCGTTGGTGCGTCAGGAATAACATTTAGGCTTACAGCACCATCGCTCGTAGCACGGCGAGCGGCATTGAGCCTGTCTGTCAATGCTGGCGCATTGATTGAGGTCTCTATTTTGACGGGGCTCCCTGCATCTGAAGTCGCTAACGGTAATGGCCTACTACGCGCGGGCGTCGCGTGGTTCTCGGCGGGTAGAGTGCGGCTCGCTGAAACCCCCGAAACGATATATATCGAAACTGCTGATGCTGTTGCTACTACATCGTTTCGAGCGTCATTCACATTCGGTACTGCGGGATCTGGTGCTGATATAGAAGCCCCTGCTGCGGCTGTCTATGCGATACCCTTTTTTGAGTTTACTGGCGAAGGGTTTGACTTTTTTGCATCAGAACTTCGAGTAGAGCGTGTTGATCAACGCAGGCAGTTACAGCGGCTAGAGCGGACCGGTTATCGAGACCTACTGTCACTGCTCGATGAGCAAACTGCGGCTGATATTTTTGACTTCACGAACCCTGTGTTTATGTCATCCGCACCGGTGGCAGGCCAGCCATTCCCACTGGTCAAGGCGCTGGTGGGAGACGGCTATATTTCTGGTGATGTTGACGCGGTTCGGACTGATGGCAGGGTTTTACCGGGGCAAAGTGCATCAACACCTGGCCGCCGCTACTTTACCGCCAGCAAGCCTCTTTTGCCTGAGTCTGGGGATTTTACGGTTTTCGCCTCAGCTCTGATGGATGGTGAGCAAACAGGCAATCGAACGCTGTTTTGGCAGCACTCATCAGGTCAACCGGGGCGTGTGCAGTGCGTCATAAACGGCGTGTATGACGGTTTCGTTCAAGCGATAAATAATGAGTCGGTTGGAATTTGGGTGGAAGGAATAACCGAGGGTGCTGGAGTTGATGGTTACCCACGTGGCGGAAATGCACAACGTGGCCTGCCTGTATCGGCTGTAGTCGTTTTCCGTGATGGCCCTGGCCAATCTGAATACTGGCTGAACGGTGAGCTAATCGACACATTCACTCGCCCTCCTGTCATCTATCAAGGCAACACCGTGCTTATGGGGACGGGCGGCAGTTCGAATCAGTCTGGCCGTAGCTATGGGCGTTTTGGTGTAATTGGTCGTGCATTATCCCCCGACGAAATAGGGGTGGCTGGTCAATGGGCTGCAGATGCTTATGGCGACACATGGCGGCGTAAAGTTCTCGGCAATAGTGAGCTGCTGAACGCCACAGGAGCCGTGTCGTACTTGATCAGCGCCCCTAGTTCACCCTCAAAAATCAGCGACTACTCAAACATGCAGCCGTTATTTCTTCATGGGCATCAGCAGATACTTTACCCCGCATCAATGACTAAAGTGCTCACGTGCATGGTCATGCTCGATAATATTAGTGATCTGCAAGCTACAATCGAGATGCAATCTGGCGATGAGACTGGGGGTAGTGGTAATAACATTAATGCGGGCGACGTGTTCACGTACGAAGACGCCATTTATAACATGATGCTGCCGAGCAGCAACGTCACAACCACCGTTATCGCACGCGTGATTGGCACACTACTGCTAGATGGTGCGTCAGGTGATCCTGTAGCCAGATTTGTCGAAGAGATGAATGCTAAAGCGAAAAAGCTAGGCATGCTCAACTCGAATTTTACAAATCCATCAGGTCTGGCTGAGACTGAGATGGTAACTACTGCCGAGGACATGGGGCGTCTCTGTGCATCAGTCGTGTCGTATCCAGAGTTGCTATCGCGTTGGGGTGCGCTTACACGCACGATAACTATCACAGGGCCAGACCCGCGAACAGTTGAGGTGACTCACTCAGCACATGATTTTTTTGTTGAGCAAGATGGCAATGTGATCGGCGGCAAAACAGGAAGTGTTAGTTCCAGCCCATTGGGTAATACAACCCGTAACCTCATGACCATTTCAAAAATGCCCGGGGGCAACTATGTGGCTACTGTCATTATGGTGACCAATAGTAGTGGGGCTAACCGCTACACAGGTATGACAAATCTGCTTAATTATGTGCGCTCTAATATGCGATGGCCACTAGCGAGCATGCCAGGCTAG
- a CDS encoding Mu-like prophage major head subunit gpT family protein, which translates to MDLTNANLQVLFRGYNTTFQQGWDSVGDIGSLHELFCTVVNSTTAVEVYPWLKELPRMREWLGDRVIHGLDGADFSIKNRKFELTAGVPRDKVEDDTYGLYNPIYKEFGSQSRQHPNELAVQVLEQNPVCYDGQSLFDTDHPVLDEKGNEVSVSNDMGGDGPAWYVMDLSRAIKPMIFQKRKDYSFRAITNLNDSQVFLTDEFMMGVDARVNAGAGLWQLAVRSKQPFNAENYELARTRLQDLKGDYGKPLGLLHTHTMVPSNLEGAALRVLKNSMNAAGATNEWEGTSTLIKNHWLKGA; encoded by the coding sequence ATGGATTTAACGAACGCAAACCTACAGGTGCTCTTTCGTGGGTACAACACCACGTTCCAGCAAGGGTGGGACTCAGTAGGCGACATCGGCAGCCTGCATGAGCTGTTCTGTACTGTCGTTAACAGCACTACCGCTGTTGAGGTCTACCCGTGGCTCAAAGAGCTGCCACGCATGCGTGAGTGGTTGGGCGACCGTGTTATTCACGGCCTGGACGGCGCGGACTTCTCGATCAAGAACCGCAAGTTTGAACTCACCGCAGGCGTGCCCCGCGACAAAGTCGAAGACGACACCTACGGGCTATATAACCCAATTTACAAAGAGTTTGGTAGCCAGAGCCGCCAGCATCCTAACGAACTCGCTGTTCAGGTATTGGAACAGAACCCTGTCTGCTACGACGGTCAGTCGCTGTTTGATACCGATCACCCCGTGCTGGATGAAAAAGGCAATGAGGTGTCGGTCTCCAACGACATGGGCGGCGATGGCCCCGCCTGGTATGTGATGGATCTGAGCCGCGCTATCAAGCCGATGATTTTCCAAAAGCGCAAAGATTACAGCTTCCGCGCTATCACTAATTTAAATGACTCCCAGGTGTTCTTAACCGATGAATTCATGATGGGGGTGGATGCCCGCGTGAATGCCGGTGCGGGTCTATGGCAATTAGCTGTTCGTTCAAAACAGCCGTTCAACGCTGAGAACTACGAATTAGCGCGCACCCGACTTCAAGACCTCAAAGGCGACTATGGCAAACCATTAGGATTGCTCCACACGCACACGATGGTGCCCAGCAATCTGGAGGGTGCTGCCTTACGTGTCCTGAAAAACTCCATGAATGCAGCTGGTGCCACCAACGAATGGGAAGGTACCTCAACGTTGATCAAGAACCATTGGTTAAAAGGCGCTTAA